ATTTGGACTTGAATCGCAGCAATGCCTGATCCGGCCTCAGGGGGTTTTATCACCCAATCCCTACTTGCAGCAGCGCTTGGAAGCCAAGCAGGCAATTTGTCGCAGACATGGATTGGATGAGCATGCGCGTATTATTGTGAATTGTGCGTCCGGCGGCATCCGCAAGGGTCCGGATTTGTTTCTTGCGGTTGCGAAGCAAATTTTGACTGGACCGGAAAAAGAAGATATTCATTTTATTTGGGTAGGTGATCTGGCAGATGAGGTCCGGGCCTGGTGTGAACATGATTTAGAGAAAATGAGCGCAAAGAAAAATATTCACTTTGTTGGTTTTCAAAAGGACGTGGCACAGTATATGGCGGCGAGTGAACTCTTTTTGCTGACTTCACGGGAAGATCCGTTTCCCAATGTGATGCTCTCGGCCATGGAGGCCGGACTACCGGTGCTGGCGTTTGCCAACAGCGGCGGGGCGGATGAATTGCTCACGGAGGACACTGGCGTGTTGGTGTCCTATTTGGATACACCGGCGATGGCAGGTGCTGTGCTTGATTTATTGAATGATGCTGAAAAACGGCGGCATATTGGGAAACAGGCGGCGCAATGGGTGACGAGGCATCATCAGTTTGAGGATTATACAGCGTATTTGTTAGGATTGTTTGAGGGTATAGCATTATAGCATCTTAGTCTTATAAATAGGTGTTAGCTTGCACAAGCTATTGATCGCGTGTACTCCTAGCACGAACATGATGGACAACCCTGTCCGGCAATTATGGAATAGGTTTACCTGTGTGCATGATTGCTCTCCTGTGCAGCTAATGGGCAGCAATGATGAACGGGGATTTGAAAAAAAAGTTTCAGGTATAGTTTGAGTGATTGTGCAAATAAGCTGCCAAACCCTTCGCTGCGTACTCGAGCAACAATGCGCACAGGTATAAAGACGGTGATACCTATATAGGCGTCATCAATTTGAAATAAGTATATGGAGCGGTCATGGTTTTTTCGTCAGTGACATTTCTTTTCTATTTTTTGCCTGTGGTTTTGGGATTCTATTTTCTGGCAAGACCAGGCTTGCGAAATTTAATTTTCATGCTGGCAGGTCTGGTGTTTTATCTCTGGGGAGCCGGCGGTGTTGTTTTTATCCTGATGGCTTCTATTGGTATAAACTGGTTACTTGGCTTGTGGGCGGAAAAAACCTATGATGCTCTGGGGAAGTGGAAAAAGCGGCTGCCGGTGATTGGGGCGGTCGTTATCAATATTGGGATATTGGGATATTATAAATATGCCAATTTCATGATTGATCAAATGAACGCTGCCATAGGGAAAATCCTGCCGGGATTCGAGCCCGTTTTGATATCTCATATTTTGCTGCCAATCGGTGTTTCCTTTTTTACGTTTCAAGCCATGAGTTATGTCTTTGATATCGCGCGGCATCGCTTGGCGCCGCTGCGCAACCCGGTCGATTTTGCCATGTATATTTGTATGTTTCCTCAGTTGATTGCCGGGCCGATTGTTCGATATCACGAAATTGCCGATCAAATTAAAAACCGGATTGTTACCGTGGAAAAATTCGGGACCGGTGTTGTCCGGTTTTGTCTTGGTTTGTTCAAAAAAGTGGTGTTGGCGGACTCAATCGCTGTTTTGGCGGACCAAATATTTGCAATGAAAACAGATTTATCAACACCCGTGGCGTGGCTGGGCTTATTGGCTTTTACGGTTCAGGTCTATTTTGATTTTTCAGGGTATTCGGATATGGCGATTGGCTTGGGTCAGATGTTTGGATTTCGATTACCTGAAAATTTTAATCGGCCTTATTTAGCAATAAGTGTTACTGATTTTTGGCGGCGCTGGCATATAACCCTTTCCCGCTGGTTTCGGGAGTATGTTTATATCCCTTTGGGAGGTTCAAAGGTCACGGCCTGGCGAATTTACCTTAATCTATTTATTGTGTTTGTTTTAGTGGGATTCTGGCATGGCGCCAATTGGACCTTTCTGGTATTTGGATTTTGCCATGGTGCGTTTTTAAGTGTGGAGCGACTGTTTGGATTGGTAAAAAAAGGGGAACCGCAACGCTGGCTTGCAGCACGCAGGCTGGTAACATTTGTTCTGGTTATGCTGAGCTTTGTATTGTTTAGAGTCAGTGATATTTCTCATGCCGGACAGTTTTATACGGCTCTTTTTCTGCCGCAAACAGGCAATGTGCTGTTTGCGCTGGACTTCAGAAATATACACGCCCTTATCTGGATGGCGGTAGGTTTACTGGCAATATTTGTTACCGGAGATAAACCAGTGGCAATAATCTTAGAACAATCGGAGAGGCGGTCGGTCGCATTGATAAGAATAGGTATTATAACAGTGGCGCTAACCCTGACAGTGATGATGATTGTTAGCCGGAATTTTAATCCTTTTATTTATTTTCAATTTTGATATGAAAAAGATAACCCTTATTATTAGTACAATCATTTTTTTAAGCTGGATTGGTGCACACATGATGGCGATTCCGGGATTTGGAAAGAAAAATGTGACATTTATTCAGGAGACGGAAAAAAGAAATCCAGTGGCATTTCCACCTATCAATTCCTATAGAAGTATGTTGAACGCTTCTTTTTATAGATCCCTATCGGATGCCTTGACAGATCGCATGGTATTGCGTAGCGGATTGCTTGTTTTAAAACGCACTCTGGATTATTACCTGTTTTATCGCCGGAGTTTTAGTACAGTGGATATTGGGCTGGATGGCTGGTTTTTTATCCGTGACGGCTACTTGTTGCCGCGAGAAACCAGGGATGAAATTCAAAAAGTATTCAGACAAATAGATGAGTTTCTCCGAAACCTACAGGATGATAGGGCAGAGGTGCTTTTGGTTGTTGCGCCGGATAAACATGCTGTTTATCCGGAAAAATTAAGTGTCCTATGTAAAAAAAACATTGCCAAGGGACAAGATCGAAATAAAATACTTCGCCAATATTTTGAAAAGCACCAATCATCTCAGGTTTTACCGCTGTGGGAAAAATATAACCAGGCAAAAAAAAGAAATGACGAGAACATTTTTTTTAAAAAAGATACGCATCATAATCCGCGCGGTGCACTGGTGATGAGTAAAAATATCATAGAAAAGTTGCAACCCGGTCTATGGGATGAAAAAGAGATTGTTGATCAGGGTACGAAATCCCATTGTGGAGATTTGATGTTGATGTCAGGATTAGGAAAAAAATATGAAGTTGTCCGTGAAATGGATATTCAAAGAAGAGGCGTAGAGCTTGTTTTGAAAAAAGGAATGGATTTGCCGGGGACTGATAAAAAAATGATCCGCTATACTTCAAAGAGCAGTCATCGCCCCATGCTGGAAGGCAAGACGTTGGTTTTGCATGATTCCATGATGGCTGGTTCAAAAAATACAGTGCGGCAGTTTTTTACAGATATTTCTTTTGTGCATTACGAAACAGTCTATAGGGCGGGTGAGTTTGATAAATGTTTGGATACTTATAATCGTGTTATTATTGAAGTGGCCGAGCGTGTTGTTGTTGACGTTATGGAAAATATTCTGGATGAATATCAATATGAACAAATATATGAATATACCGAGGAAGATGTTTCACGAGTTTCTTATAATAAAGAATTAAAAGCAACATTGCAAAAAGATGGATTGGAAGTTATTGTGTATGGGCATGATCCGATTATTTATTTTCCGGCACCACAACAATTCAATCAGACGGATTATATTCTGAAAATTGTCATGCGTTCAACTGTCAATACATCAAGTCAATTATTTTATTTGGACAATGGGCAGCGGCAATTTTCGGAGGAAAAAAGTATTTCTGAAGAAGTTGTTGGCGGTGAAAATTACCTAAAATACTATTTGCCTGCCGAAAGTTATTACTATCCCAAACGGTTTGATCCCAGTATGATGCCCGGTGAGTTTGTTATTCGGGCGATTAGTATTTTGAGGAAACTGAATGAAAATGAATATTCAAAACAGGTTGATGGGAAGGGTGAAGTTTCGCTCAGGCTATTTGAGGTGAATAATAAGGACCGCGCAATCATAAGGGAATGGCAGCAGGTGTTAATGGGGAGCGCGAAAACAAGCGTTGCGCTTGTTCCAACCGGACTGTTGGTCCGTGCGCAAGAAGAAGATCCCTATTTGATATTACCTTCTGTGCTGCATTGTTCGGAAAAATCAAAACCGGTCCTGGAGATTGGATTGGATGTGTCGGTTGCTAATGTGAGTCAGCTGTTTTATTTGAGATCAAAAGACGGCCGGTATGGCGAAGACATGAGTATTCGGAAAACGGTTCGTGCGGGGAATAATAATTTACGTTTTCAACTTGATCCGGAAGTGTTGGAGTATCCTTTGCGATTTGATCCGGGAACAGGCGGGGGACATTACTTGGTTCGTTATGCCCGAATTACAGGATTGGAGACGGGGGGGGGGGCATCAACGAAAAGCGTAGGAACCACAATATATATGATAACCCCGGGTACGCTGGTTAAAAAGTTTTGTGCCCAAGAAGTGCATGAGCTTATCAGTGAGGTTTCTCAAGCAACGATTCAAGTGGTGTCTGAGACGGTGGTGCTCAACGCGATGGGGACCGATTCTTTTATTGTTTTAAAAAAATTAGTGGAAGATATAGAAAAAGGAATGTATAAGATCGTTTTTAATATACAAGCATCAAAAGAAACCACTGCGCAGTTGTTTTGTTTGGATCATCCGAACGGTGAATTCATTGAAGAGAACAGTCTGCTTAAAAAACTGAAATTAGGTTATAGTCGTTTGGGATTTGTTGTTCGCGATGAGTGGCTGGAAAATCCAATTCGGTTTGATTTTTCCTGTGATCCCGGTAGTTATAAAATAGAGTCCGTGGAGATACACAAAATTAATATTGCGGATTATAAAATGGGAAAGGACACCTTTGATGGGATGTGAAAACAAGGGTTATTGCATCTGCTGTGATCAGGCAGTGACCTTTTCCTCGGTTTATGACTGGTTTCGTGATCATTACCGTTGTCAAAATTGCAACTCCATTCCCAAAGAACGGGCCTTGATGACTTGTCTGGAATTGTTTTATCCACATTGGCGGGATTTAAAAATTCACGAATCCTCTCCGGTCTGGACCGGAGCCAGTAGGAAAATCCGGGATGGTTGTAAAGATTATTTGCCCACCATGTATCATGAGGGAACAAAATGTGGTGAAGTGAAAGATGGTTTTCGCTGCGAAAATCTGGAGCAATTAACATTTGAAAATGAAATGTATGATTTGCATATTACCTCTGATGTGATGGAGCATGTTTTTTTTCCTGAAAGAGCATTTCAGGAAATTGCCAGAACCTTGAAACCCGGTGGCGTGCATATTTTCACAGTGCCGCTGGTCATGAAAAACAAACAGTCTCGAGTCCGGGCTGTTCTTGATGAACGAACAAAGGAGATTCAGTATATAGAGAAACCTGATTATCATGGGGATCATCTGGTGACCCGGGATTGGGGTTATGATATTAAACAGTTTATATCTGACAGTAGTGCTATGGAATCGAAAATCATATTAATTGAAAATATCGATTTAGGATTAAAAGCAGAATATAATGATGTTGTCATTTCAGTTAAACAGTGATGATGGCAAAATAAGATTGAGGGAAATGTGCAAAGAAAGTATCGCTATTTAATAGATTTAATAGTAGTCCTGACCCATAAGGATTTAAAAGTACGTTATAAAAACAGCCTTCTGGGTTATTTTTGGTCGATTGCCAATCCCATGGCTTTTGCGATTGTGTTTTTTATTGCCTTCAAAATTATTATGCGTATTGATATGGAAAATTATGCGTTGTTCCTTATTGTCGGGTTGTTTCCCTGGCAGTGGATCTCAAATTCGCTGGGTTTGGCGCCTTCCGTTTTTCTTTCCAATGCCAGTATTATTAAAAAAGTTAATTTTCCCAGGAATGTTCTGCCGTTGACGATTGTGTTGCAGGATATGCTGCATTATATTTTCTCGATTCCCGTAATCGTTTTATTCATACTGCTGGAAAATAAATCCTGTCACTTATCCTGGCTCTATGGTATTCCGATACTTCTTATGGTCCAGTTGTTATTCGTTTATGGGATTGCTTTAATCGTGTCTTCCATAAACTTATTTTTCAGAGATATGGAAAGACTGGTAACCATTGCGCTGGTGTTTTCATTTTATTTCACACCGATTATTTATCCAGTGGCAATGATACCTGTAAAATATCAGTATTTAATCTATTTCAATCCTTTCGCGCCGCTGATCATGAGCTGGCGCAGTCTTTTTATGGAGGGTTACCTGGATTGGTTTTATAGCTTGATCAGTTTGGGCTATGGCAGTCTGGCATTGGTTATTGGACTGCTGGTATATAAAAAACTATCCGGTAAATTTGCGGAGGTGGTATGAGCGCGTCGGTTATTATATTTAATCATGTCAGTAAAAGTTATCCCCAATATCAGCATATGACCGGCGGTTTTAAGCAATTTTTATTTAATCTGCCCGGATCGTTGAGCAGCTTTCGCAAAACCCAGTTCGATTCTTTAATTGATATTGAGGGTGGGATTTTTGAAGGTGAAACTTTTGGTATTATTGGTAATAATGGCGCCGGCAAAAGTACGACCCTGGGTCTTATTGCCGGGGTATTAAAACCGACGAAGGGTGAAGTGATCGTCAAAAAACGGGTTTCGCCTTTGCTGGAGTTGGGTGCGGGATTTCATCACGATCTTACGGGTAAGGAAAATATTTATCTCAATGGCATCTTAATGGGCATGACGCGGAAAGAAGTGGAATGTAAAATTGATGAAATCATCGATTTTTCAGAGTTAGGTGATTTTATTGAGCAGCCGCTGAGAATTTATTCCAGCGGGATGCTGGCGAGATTGGGTTTTTCCGTAGTCGCCTGTCTTGATCCGGAAATTTTATTAATCGATGAAATTCTTTCGGTAGGGGATGTGGAGTTTCAGAAAAAATGTATTAACCGTATCATGGCGTTTAGAGAAAAAGGAGTGACCATTGTGTTTGTGTCCCATGATTTAGGTCAAGTTGAAAAAATTTGTGATCGTGTTGCCTGGGTTGATAATCATCGTATAAAAATCGGCGGTATTCCCGGTGATGTTATCAAAGCCTATCTGGAAGCTAATGCGGCTCAGGCAGGCTAGAAGAGGCTATTCATGAGGCAGGCACAGCCCAAAGTAAGCATCATCATTCCTTGTCATAATGACGGGAAATACCTGGAAGAAGCCGTTGCTTCGGCACGGGGCCAGACGTATTCCAATTGTGAAGTGATTATTGTCAATGACGGTTCGACGGATGCTGCGACCAATCAGTTGCTCGATTACTTTTCGAAGTCCAAGATTCGGGTAATACGCATTCCCCACAGCGGCCCGGCAGCGGCCCGGAATGCCGGGATTGAAAAAGCCAAGGGTAAATACATTTTGCCGCTGGATGCAGATGATAAGCTGGGGAAGCGGTATGTGGAAACAGCGGTTAAGGTGATGGAAGCGGATCAGCGGACCAGGATTGTGTACTGCCGTGCGCACTATTTCGGGGAACGGTCCGGGGAAATGGTCCTGCCGGAGTATTCTTTGGAAAATATTTTTTTAGACAATATGATTTTTGTGTCAGCCCTTTTCCGGAAAAGCACTTGGAAAAATGTCGGCGGTTTCAACCCGGCCATGCGGGAGGGTATGGAGGATTACGATTTTTGGCTCTCCCTGATTGAAAAAGAAAATTGTGTTGTTCACCGGATCAACAAAATATTGTTTTATTGCCGGGTGCGTGATGATTCGCGAACCGCGCGTTTGAAAGCCGGCGGGAAGCTGTCGGAAGTGTATACGCAAATTTTTTATAATCATCGTGATTTGTTTTTGCGGGATAATAATATGCGGCTGTACATCAACCATCGCCAGAAATTGAAGCAACAAATCAATGTTTATGGCGAGATATTGCGTGATTCGCCCGCTATGAAAATTGAACTGCGATTGTTGAAGCGGCCGATTCTAAAAAAAATCTATTATTTTATTTTTGCGATTATCGAGGGAATTTTTAAAAAACTGGAGAGGACACCAAGGGATAAACATGATTTATAGTACGATTGTATGTGCCAATTATTTGCCGCGCGCCAAAGTACTGGCAGCGTCTATTAAACAGCATGACCCCAAGGCGAAATTTTGCCTGTGTATCGTGGAAAAGGAGATGCCGGAAGGTGTTGGTAATTATCCGCATTTTGACAGGGTGGTGCTGGCAAAGGACCTGGGGTTTGGGTATTTTAACCGCTTCATCATTAAGCATGAATTGGTCGAGGGTGCGACCGCAGTTAAAGCGCAATGGATGAAATATCTGTTTGCGACATTTAAAACTGAAACGAATAGTGTTTATTTGGACCCTGATATTATGCTCTATAGCCCCTTGCCGGAATTGAGATTCCTGTTGGTCCGGCATGCCATTGTCTTGACGCCCCATTTGTTGACACCGGGAAATCTGGAAATGGAAATGAGCTGTATGAACCATGGGATTTATAATTTGGGGTTCTTGGCACTGCGGCGTTCACCTGAGGCAAAACGTTTTCTCAACTGGTGGCATGACCGGATTTGTCATGCCTGTTATATTGATAAGGAGCGGGGGATTTTTACGGACCAGAAATGGGTCGATCTGGCACCGACGTTATTTGATGTGCATCTTTTAAAACATCCCGGATACAATATTGCAATTTGGAATATATCCGGCCGGCATTTGAAAATTGAAAAGAAACGTTTGACGGTCAACGGTCATCCGGTGCGGTTTATTCATTTTTCCGATATTGGTAAAAAGATATTTGATTGGGCAATTGAAAACTGGGGTCAGGCAAGTCTGGGTGTGATGAAAAAATTGAGCAGTGCCTATAGGGATAAGCTGGAAGAAAATCGTAATACACAGCTCATACCATGGAGCTATGATTATCTGGACAACGGTGAGACCGTTACGCGCGAAATTCGGGTCATCTTTCGAAATGAGGGCATCATGCCTGAAGCGGATCCTTATCGCCTGACTATGAAAAGACTGAACAAATTATGGCTGTTACGAAAACGGTTGAAATATAAAGCCATACGGATTATGAATAAAGTTCTGCGTAAATTGGATATGCATATCTAGTTTGTAAGTATGCTGCCGGTAGTGATTTAAAAAAATGTAATAAAAAAATCTTACTGGTTGTCTAACCAATAGTTGAACAAAATACGGGAGGGAAGCGATGCGAAAAAGTCTGGGCCTGTTGATCCTGTTTTTGGTGTTTTCGAGTCAAATTGCGTTGGCGGAAGTGCTGGTTTTGGTTAATGATTACTATATTGATCAAGTCACCATTTTGCAAAATGATCAGGGCGTTATCCGGTATGAGCGGCGGGACAATGAATATCTGATTGATTCCGGGATGATCGCCAAGGTCACGACGGTTGTTCCGGCCGGATTGACTGCCATTGCACCGGAAGCGGTTGCCATGACCCCGGCACCGGATGTTTCCGAGGATGGGATGACAGCGTCTGAAGAATTGTCCATGGATACGAACCCTGAGGAAGAACCCACGGAGACGATGGATGTGAAGGAGCCTGCCAAGCTTCCGGTCTCTGAGGAAGTTACTCCGGGCATAGCCGGCAATGCGGCCGAAGTCCCCAAACTGGAGAAAATCAAGAAACAATCTTTTACCCTTGGGTTTCTCAATGGCGGAGGTTCCCTGGTGGGGCTGGATTATCAGGCATTGTTGGGCAGCTCGAATGTGGCGCTCCAGATTGGTGCCGGCTTTATCGGATGGGACATTGGGGTGAATTATTATTTTGAACCGGATATGCACAGCGAATATCTATCGTTTGCCTACTGGAGCCAGGGCGGAGGAGATCGTTATGTCAAGTATTTGGGTGTGACGTATGGCTTCAAAGCGTTTGGCTGGCTCAACGGCCAGATTGGTCTGGGCTATACACTGGAAGTCAGCGAGGGTATGGCGGAAGCACTGGAAGATGCAGGCGCAGCGGAAATGCCTGATGTCTTGCTTTTATATAGTATTGGTGTTTATTTTTAAAACGAGGAAGCATGGCAAGGTGGGTTTATGGAAGCGGATAAAGGAAAACAAAAGCGTAAACAGGAAATTCTAAAGAGCATGCAGTCGTGTGCTCAATGTGACGCTATTTCAGAACCCATTGTACGAACCATTCATCAGACTCAACTGATTATTCAATTGGATAATATCGTGACCCTTACCACTACTGTGGTGGTTAATGCTGCTCAGCCCCGACTCACCGGCGGTGCAGGTGTGGATGGCGCCATTCATGGACACGGCGGACCGGTTATTTTGGAAGAATGCCTTGAGATTATTGGAAAAATCGGGAGGCTGGAAACCGGCAAGGCGGTGATCACCAGCGGTGGGAATTTACCTGCCAACTATGTCATCCATACCGTAGGACCCATCTGGCATGGCGGGAACAAATATGAACCGGAACTGCTCGCCTCAGCTTACCGTGAAAGTCTGCGGCTGGCAGATCAACACCAGCTGACATCCATCGGGTTTCCTTCCATCTCCACCGGTGCCTACGGTTATCCAATCATTGATGCTGCCCAAATCGCGCTTAAGACAGTCATCGACTATCTCACCTTGGAAAACACCGGACTTGAGAAAGTCCAATTCGCCATTTTCTCGCCCGGAGACCTGGGGGCGTATCGTTGGGCACTGGGTAAACTCGAGGATAATCTGTAAGCCGCGTTATCTTTTTGATATCAGAATTCAACAGAATATGAGAGGATTCAGCGTACGATCTAAATAGCGGATCACTTTCCAGGGGAGAGCAAAGCATCCTCAATCTTTGTGTCGGCAATCACCATCCCAACATTTTTAAATTTAGGAGCATTGATTATGAAATTGCATGTTGATCATTTACCCGTTGAAATCACAGAAACGGAATTGTTGAAATTATTTCAAGACTATGGCGAGTTAACATCAGTGGTGGTTGTCCGGAATAAAAAAACCGGGATATCGAAAGGATATGGCTTTGTTGAAATGCCTGCGCGTACGCAAGCCGAGGCGGCTATTGCAGGGTTGCATGAAAAAAAGCTGGACGAAAATATCCTGGTGGTTGCTGAAGCGCTGCCTACGACCAAAGCGGCGGCTGCAAAGAAAAAGAAACCTGCGGGTGAAAAAAAACGTACGACACTGACACCTGTTAAGAGCGGGAAAAAAGTGAAGCTTAAAACGAAAGAAAAACCCAGGATGAATAAAAAAAATAAGACTGATTATTTTGAACCTGAAGATATTATATCCAAGGAGCCTCGTACGAAGGGCCGCTCATTCCAGCATAAGCAAGATGGTGATCAGCGATCTATCGACCGATCGCGCAGCAGTGACAGTCAATCAACCGGTAAATACCACAGCGCGGATAATCGGGCAACCGGTCGATATCGCGGCAATACCAATCGTCCG
This genomic interval from bacterium contains the following:
- a CDS encoding MBOAT family protein, with product MVFSSVTFLFYFLPVVLGFYFLARPGLRNLIFMLAGLVFYLWGAGGVVFILMASIGINWLLGLWAEKTYDALGKWKKRLPVIGAVVINIGILGYYKYANFMIDQMNAAIGKILPGFEPVLISHILLPIGVSFFTFQAMSYVFDIARHRLAPLRNPVDFAMYICMFPQLIAGPIVRYHEIADQIKNRIVTVEKFGTGVVRFCLGLFKKVVLADSIAVLADQIFAMKTDLSTPVAWLGLLAFTVQVYFDFSGYSDMAIGLGQMFGFRLPENFNRPYLAISVTDFWRRWHITLSRWFREYVYIPLGGSKVTAWRIYLNLFIVFVLVGFWHGANWTFLVFGFCHGAFLSVERLFGLVKKGEPQRWLAARRLVTFVLVMLSFVLFRVSDISHAGQFYTALFLPQTGNVLFALDFRNIHALIWMAVGLLAIFVTGDKPVAIILEQSERRSVALIRIGIITVALTLTVMMIVSRNFNPFIYFQF
- a CDS encoding class I SAM-dependent methyltransferase, with the translated sequence MGCENKGYCICCDQAVTFSSVYDWFRDHYRCQNCNSIPKERALMTCLELFYPHWRDLKIHESSPVWTGASRKIRDGCKDYLPTMYHEGTKCGEVKDGFRCENLEQLTFENEMYDLHITSDVMEHVFFPERAFQEIARTLKPGGVHIFTVPLVMKNKQSRVRAVLDERTKEIQYIEKPDYHGDHLVTRDWGYDIKQFISDSSAMESKIILIENIDLGLKAEYNDVVISVKQ
- a CDS encoding ABC transporter permease encodes the protein MQRKYRYLIDLIVVLTHKDLKVRYKNSLLGYFWSIANPMAFAIVFFIAFKIIMRIDMENYALFLIVGLFPWQWISNSLGLAPSVFLSNASIIKKVNFPRNVLPLTIVLQDMLHYIFSIPVIVLFILLENKSCHLSWLYGIPILLMVQLLFVYGIALIVSSINLFFRDMERLVTIALVFSFYFTPIIYPVAMIPVKYQYLIYFNPFAPLIMSWRSLFMEGYLDWFYSLISLGYGSLALVIGLLVYKKLSGKFAEVV
- a CDS encoding ABC transporter ATP-binding protein, with product MSASVIIFNHVSKSYPQYQHMTGGFKQFLFNLPGSLSSFRKTQFDSLIDIEGGIFEGETFGIIGNNGAGKSTTLGLIAGVLKPTKGEVIVKKRVSPLLELGAGFHHDLTGKENIYLNGILMGMTRKEVECKIDEIIDFSELGDFIEQPLRIYSSGMLARLGFSVVACLDPEILLIDEILSVGDVEFQKKCINRIMAFREKGVTIVFVSHDLGQVEKICDRVAWVDNHRIKIGGIPGDVIKAYLEANAAQAG
- a CDS encoding glycosyltransferase family 2 protein, translating into MRQAQPKVSIIIPCHNDGKYLEEAVASARGQTYSNCEVIIVNDGSTDAATNQLLDYFSKSKIRVIRIPHSGPAAARNAGIEKAKGKYILPLDADDKLGKRYVETAVKVMEADQRTRIVYCRAHYFGERSGEMVLPEYSLENIFLDNMIFVSALFRKSTWKNVGGFNPAMREGMEDYDFWLSLIEKENCVVHRINKILFYCRVRDDSRTARLKAGGKLSEVYTQIFYNHRDLFLRDNNMRLYINHRQKLKQQINVYGEILRDSPAMKIELRLLKRPILKKIYYFIFAIIEGIFKKLERTPRDKHDL
- a CDS encoding macro domain-containing protein — its product is MQSCAQCDAISEPIVRTIHQTQLIIQLDNIVTLTTTVVVNAAQPRLTGGAGVDGAIHGHGGPVILEECLEIIGKIGRLETGKAVITSGGNLPANYVIHTVGPIWHGGNKYEPELLASAYRESLRLADQHQLTSIGFPSISTGAYGYPIIDAAQIALKTVIDYLTLENTGLEKVQFAIFSPGDLGAYRWALGKLEDNL
- a CDS encoding RNA-binding protein, which codes for MKLHVDHLPVEITETELLKLFQDYGELTSVVVVRNKKTGISKGYGFVEMPARTQAEAAIAGLHEKKLDENILVVAEALPTTKAAAAKKKKPAGEKKRTTLTPVKSGKKVKLKTKEKPRMNKKNKTDYFEPEDIISKEPRTKGRSFQHKQDGDQRSIDRSRSSDSQSTGKYHSADNRATGRYRGNTNRPAGGYRDKESRSADGGGNRLSANKSRPVGGDYRGSTSRPAAGGGYRSNASRPAAGGGYRSNAGRPAAGGGYRDNASRPVAGGGYRDNASRPAAGGGYRGSASRPAAGGGYRSNASRPAAGGGYRDNASRP